Proteins from a genomic interval of Aureibacillus halotolerans:
- a CDS encoding ABC transporter ATP-binding protein: protein MKGSQLLQQYIRSRWVGYLCAVTLILAGNIVFATYPRIIGEFADDMTSADATQAMIIDVALVLLAVAIGYGILLGVGQYTTMRLGRAFEYRARKTLFAHYTTLSEAYFSKHGVGRQLSFVMNDITAVRELISRGINQSVNSVVLLIAVVVMVIISGIPIQVLVVSMIPVATIPLIVRYFGPKVRRRSREVQDSLANMTDAAEEHFGGVRVAKTFAVEDIMSARFGKTVDRIFKQQLHLVKIGSLFGALLPFTGALSLAIALLYGGTLVIQDALTLGQFISLTLYLQMLVNPLQQIGAVLNLIQRSGASLDRINSLLDTQPDIQQIDKPKALNGSSISISIRKLSFTYPGSSEPALKDISLHIDAGETIGIVGAIGSGKTTLARLLLRMYDPPPRTMYFNGIDIRELSFQSLRTSIAYVPQDGFLFSTTIGENIAFANRSFQQDLVTKAAGQADISASIESFPDQYDTRLGERGLTLSGGQRQRTSLARGFIQDAPVLILDDSVSAVDTVTEGTILGNLESLRKNKMTLIIAHRISAIKRADRIFVLEEGRIAETGTHDELVKLGGLYASMNTMQEENAVE from the coding sequence TTGAAAGGGTCACAACTGCTGCAACAGTACATTCGTTCACGTTGGGTAGGGTATTTATGCGCTGTTACTTTAATTTTGGCAGGGAACATCGTATTTGCGACATACCCGAGGATCATTGGTGAATTCGCAGACGACATGACGTCTGCTGATGCTACACAAGCGATGATTATTGATGTTGCCCTTGTATTGCTAGCCGTAGCCATCGGGTATGGGATTTTGTTAGGTGTCGGGCAATATACGACAATGCGCCTTGGCAGAGCCTTTGAATATCGAGCGCGGAAGACGTTGTTTGCGCATTACACGACGTTGAGCGAAGCCTATTTCTCTAAACACGGTGTTGGACGGCAGCTCAGCTTTGTGATGAACGATATTACCGCTGTTCGTGAATTGATCTCACGAGGGATTAACCAGTCCGTGAATTCCGTTGTTCTCTTGATTGCTGTTGTTGTAATGGTCATCATAAGTGGCATTCCCATTCAAGTATTGGTTGTTTCTATGATACCGGTGGCCACGATTCCTTTGATCGTACGTTATTTCGGTCCGAAGGTAAGAAGACGTTCAAGAGAGGTACAGGACAGCCTTGCCAATATGACCGATGCGGCAGAGGAACATTTCGGTGGTGTTCGCGTAGCCAAAACCTTTGCTGTGGAGGACATCATGTCGGCACGTTTCGGAAAAACAGTCGACCGGATCTTTAAGCAGCAGCTTCATCTTGTGAAGATTGGTTCGCTTTTTGGGGCTCTTCTTCCGTTTACAGGCGCATTGTCTTTGGCCATTGCGCTATTGTACGGGGGGACCCTTGTGATTCAAGATGCTCTGACGTTAGGTCAATTTATTTCCTTAACGCTTTATTTGCAAATGCTCGTCAATCCCCTCCAGCAAATTGGTGCGGTGCTGAATTTAATTCAACGATCGGGCGCATCTCTGGATCGCATTAATAGTCTATTAGATACCCAGCCTGACATTCAGCAGATTGACAAACCAAAGGCGCTCAATGGGTCGTCCATTTCAATTTCCATTCGAAAATTATCGTTTACATACCCTGGGTCCAGCGAACCTGCGTTAAAAGACATTTCCTTGCACATTGACGCTGGAGAAACGATCGGCATCGTTGGGGCGATTGGGAGCGGGAAGACAACATTGGCTAGGCTGTTGTTACGTATGTATGATCCTCCTCCAAGGACAATGTATTTCAATGGCATTGATATTCGGGAGCTGAGCTTTCAAAGTCTACGTACGAGCATTGCCTATGTCCCACAGGATGGTTTTTTGTTTAGTACGACCATTGGCGAAAACATCGCCTTTGCAAATCGTTCTTTTCAACAGGACCTCGTCACAAAGGCAGCTGGGCAAGCAGACATTTCAGCGAGCATAGAGTCGTTCCCAGACCAATACGATACGCGATTAGGCGAGCGAGGATTGACGTTATCGGGTGGTCAGCGTCAACGAACGAGTCTAGCTAGAGGATTTATCCAGGACGCCCCGGTACTCATATTGGATGACAGTGTGAGCGCTGTCGATACGGTGACGGAAGGAACCATTTTAGGCAACCTGGAGTCACTTCGAAAAAACAAAATGACGCTCATCATTGCGCATCGAATTAGCGCCATAAAACGCGCAGATCGGATCTTTGTGTTGGAGGAAGGGCGAATTGCGGAAACCGGCACGCATGATGAGCTTGTCAAACTAGGCGGGTTGTACGCTTCGATGAATACGATGCAGGAGGAGAATGCGGTTGAGTAA
- a CDS encoding MFS transporter yields the protein MKKSGIMLCFAVFILVIGTGIVAPLLAPYAENLGLSGFWIGLLFSGFYIVRLVTGTPIGIIADKKGPRFLIVISLLLYPFIAILYWLADSSEILLAARLLHGLASAMMLPMAMSYIGNITPVGQEGKYMGVYNTFLFIAGGIGPLAGGVLGEQIGISNAFLSLFILAILSLVLVLLLPNVDLDEHSIAMKLNKEKQSKKILSLWKHPGLLSLAAINLIFAMLDIFLISFFTIYARSEGLSLVAVGFLIALNSIVIGITQVPLGNFADKHNKFRLILFSGLFTFVILLIFPLIGTTLWIIAALLILLGVTSALTLASSSALSTQIGRKIGMGGTMGYLGSASSLGMIIGPIVSGLIYESFDIDFTFYFSSAVWLVGILFFIAFWVFYRRVEIH from the coding sequence TTGAAAAAATCAGGCATCATGTTGTGTTTTGCAGTATTCATTTTAGTTATAGGTACAGGCATTGTAGCTCCTTTACTAGCTCCGTATGCGGAAAATTTAGGTTTAAGTGGTTTTTGGATTGGTTTATTGTTTAGTGGGTTTTACATTGTTAGGTTAGTTACTGGTACTCCTATCGGAATAATAGCAGACAAAAAAGGACCGAGATTTTTAATTGTTATTAGTCTTTTGCTTTATCCTTTTATAGCTATTCTTTATTGGTTAGCAGATAGCAGTGAAATACTATTAGCTGCAAGATTATTACATGGTTTGGCGTCAGCGATGATGTTACCTATGGCTATGTCATATATCGGAAATATAACTCCTGTAGGGCAAGAAGGTAAGTATATGGGAGTATATAACACCTTTCTTTTTATTGCAGGTGGAATTGGTCCTTTGGCTGGAGGCGTACTCGGTGAACAGATTGGGATCAGTAATGCCTTTCTTAGCCTTTTTATATTAGCAATACTATCGCTAGTACTGGTTCTTTTACTCCCAAATGTTGATTTAGATGAGCATTCAATAGCGATGAAACTCAATAAAGAAAAACAATCCAAGAAAATCTTATCTCTATGGAAACATCCAGGGTTATTATCGTTAGCTGCAATAAATCTTATTTTTGCAATGCTTGACATCTTTTTAATTTCTTTTTTTACTATCTATGCGCGGAGTGAAGGGTTAAGTTTAGTGGCTGTAGGATTTTTAATCGCACTAAACAGCATTGTAATAGGTATAACGCAAGTGCCACTAGGGAATTTTGCAGATAAACATAACAAGTTTAGATTAATCCTTTTTTCTGGATTATTTACATTTGTAATTTTATTAATATTCCCCTTAATAGGAACTACTCTTTGGATAATAGCGGCTTTATTAATCTTATTGGGTGTTACTTCAGCCTTAACCTTGGCATCTTCATCGGCACTATCTACTCAGATAGGAAGAAAAATCGGTATGGGAGGAACAATGGGTTATTTGGGATCAGCTTCTAGTCTTGGAATGATCATTGGACCAATTGTGTCTGGCTTAATCTATGAAAGTTTTGACATAGACTTTACTTTTTATTTTTCTAGTGCCGTTTGGTTAGTTGGTATTCTGTTTTTTATTGCATTTTGGGTTTTTTATCGTAGAGTTGAAATACATTAA
- a CDS encoding ArsR/SmtB family transcription factor, producing MECERTVLKLSMEDKRKLRKVAHALASADRVDLLELLSTQSFNVIECAEKLSLPVSTTAAHVRILEEAELLHTESRPGKRGSMKVCTRQFNEIHIALHSMVELNNSSQTYELEVPIGQFVDCDVFPTCGMADVHGNLLVPDDEPVHFYHPKRTEAELIWIRKGYLEYVFPLQIPEDARLVDIQFSLELCSEAPHFDPEWPSDITVWMNGVDIGSWRSPGDFGGRPGHLSQQRDIGASTQYGLLKTWKVDAKGSTVDDVAISQVNLADLSITSQSFVRFRIGVKDNAQHIGGLNLFGKQFGDHPQAIRMHVVYEWPENKNTRPFIT from the coding sequence ATGGAGTGTGAACGGACAGTGCTAAAGCTTTCCATGGAAGACAAAAGAAAGTTACGTAAGGTCGCACATGCGCTTGCTTCCGCCGATCGCGTCGACCTGCTTGAGCTGTTGAGCACACAGTCATTCAATGTAATCGAATGTGCTGAAAAACTTAGTCTCCCAGTGTCTACAACGGCGGCTCACGTAAGAATATTAGAAGAAGCTGAGTTACTACATACAGAATCTAGACCGGGGAAGCGCGGATCAATGAAGGTATGCACACGCCAATTTAATGAGATTCATATTGCCCTCCATTCAATGGTCGAACTGAACAATTCCTCTCAAACATACGAATTAGAAGTGCCGATAGGGCAATTTGTCGATTGTGATGTGTTTCCCACGTGTGGAATGGCTGATGTACATGGGAATCTATTAGTCCCAGATGATGAGCCTGTACATTTTTATCACCCGAAGAGAACAGAGGCAGAACTCATTTGGATTAGAAAAGGTTATTTGGAATATGTGTTTCCTTTGCAAATTCCAGAGGATGCCCGGCTTGTGGATATCCAATTCTCCTTGGAATTATGTTCAGAGGCTCCGCATTTTGACCCGGAATGGCCGTCCGATATTACCGTCTGGATGAACGGTGTAGACATCGGGAGCTGGCGATCACCTGGTGATTTTGGTGGACGACCTGGTCACTTAAGTCAGCAAAGAGATATCGGCGCATCGACGCAATATGGCTTGTTAAAAACGTGGAAGGTAGACGCAAAAGGAAGCACGGTCGATGATGTAGCGATTTCACAGGTCAACCTCGCCGACTTGTCCATTACGTCACAATCCTTCGTTCGTTTTCGCATCGGTGTAAAGGACAATGCGCAGCATATCGGGGGGCTCAATCTGTTCGGTAAGCAGTTTGGCGACCATCCCCAGGCCATTCGCATGCATGTCGTCTATGAATGGCCGGAAAACAAGAATACACGACCTTTTATTACATGA
- a CDS encoding ABC transporter ATP-binding protein, whose translation MRLSKQTTNAAGQKTGDRQQQKKAFFEMLRYAKPHRKSLGWVVLFSFFAISAELLQPYIVKIVIDSGVLTGERGIELLWLLGGGFMVLAGLSLLFTYLQATRLQFIGQSIVAKLRKDLFQHIYTQSMSFFDKHSRGSLVTNESSDTETISQFFTQVLVSLIRDGLMLILIILLMFSLDVQLALYCMIVLPVIALIAALFRRYIRNAYRNSRTQLSRLIAFTAENLAGMGLIQAFHQEKEQINRFQKQNKLFLKANIREITGNVLFNRSFDMLGNLSVAFLVWIGGTAVLSQQIEFGVLYAFISYMRQFFQPINQLTQQWNTLQSTLVSMERLWLIFHQKPEVREAKQASDKKLRQLHKDGRIQFEGVSFSYDQKSLVLKDIHLDIRPGEMVGIVGTTGSGKSTLMNLLVRFYDPVKGTILLDGQPLKQIPLQTLHQYIGLVQQEPFLYGGTLIDNVRLFQQDISKERVIAACEAVGAGPMVQRLSQGYDSHLSQNGSGLAAGERQLISFARILLFEPKVLILDEATANMDSHSEWLIQQALEKVSVNRTTLVIAHRLSTIREADRILVMKDGEIAEEGNHQELLAKNGHYATLHHHSFKERARPTS comes from the coding sequence ATGCGGTTGAGTAAGCAAACAACGAATGCAGCCGGTCAGAAAACAGGAGATCGTCAGCAACAGAAGAAAGCCTTTTTTGAAATGCTTCGCTACGCTAAGCCGCATCGCAAATCGCTTGGATGGGTTGTTCTGTTTTCCTTTTTTGCGATTTCCGCTGAGCTTCTCCAGCCGTACATTGTCAAAATCGTTATTGACTCAGGTGTCCTCACTGGCGAAAGAGGGATTGAGTTGCTTTGGCTGCTCGGCGGGGGGTTTATGGTTCTTGCCGGGTTGAGCTTGTTGTTCACGTACTTACAAGCAACGAGGCTGCAATTTATCGGTCAAAGCATTGTCGCGAAGCTTCGAAAGGATTTGTTCCAACACATCTATACGCAGTCGATGTCTTTTTTTGATAAGCATTCCAGAGGAAGTCTTGTCACCAATGAATCCAGTGATACAGAAACGATTTCACAATTTTTCACACAGGTGTTGGTCAGCCTGATTCGTGATGGCTTAATGCTCATCTTGATCATTTTGCTCATGTTTTCGTTGGATGTTCAGCTTGCGTTGTACTGCATGATTGTCTTGCCAGTTATTGCGCTGATTGCTGCTCTCTTTCGCCGCTATATTCGAAATGCCTATCGCAATTCGCGAACGCAGCTGTCAAGACTGATCGCATTTACAGCAGAAAATCTTGCAGGTATGGGCTTAATTCAAGCATTCCATCAGGAAAAGGAACAGATTAATCGTTTTCAGAAGCAAAACAAATTGTTTCTAAAAGCGAATATCCGTGAGATTACAGGCAACGTCCTGTTTAATCGTTCCTTTGATATGCTTGGAAACCTGTCTGTTGCTTTTCTTGTTTGGATTGGCGGCACGGCTGTTCTTTCTCAGCAAATTGAGTTTGGTGTGCTTTATGCCTTCATAAGCTATATGCGTCAATTTTTCCAGCCGATCAACCAATTGACGCAGCAGTGGAATACCTTGCAATCGACGCTTGTTTCAATGGAACGGCTCTGGCTTATTTTTCACCAAAAGCCTGAGGTGAGGGAAGCGAAACAAGCTTCTGACAAAAAGCTTCGTCAGCTTCACAAAGATGGACGCATCCAGTTTGAAGGGGTCTCGTTTTCATACGATCAAAAATCGCTTGTTTTAAAAGACATCCATCTCGATATTCGTCCTGGGGAAATGGTAGGAATTGTGGGCACTACAGGCTCGGGCAAGAGTACGCTAATGAACCTTCTCGTACGCTTTTACGACCCTGTTAAAGGGACGATTTTGCTTGACGGCCAGCCTCTCAAACAAATCCCTCTGCAAACACTGCACCAGTATATTGGTCTCGTGCAGCAAGAGCCCTTTTTGTATGGGGGGACGCTGATTGACAATGTCCGTTTGTTTCAGCAGGATATCTCAAAAGAACGAGTCATAGCAGCCTGTGAAGCTGTTGGGGCAGGCCCGATGGTTCAGCGGCTCTCCCAAGGGTACGATTCGCACTTGTCACAGAATGGCAGTGGGCTGGCGGCAGGCGAACGACAATTGATTTCCTTTGCACGCATTTTGTTATTTGAGCCGAAGGTGCTAATTCTAGACGAGGCTACGGCAAACATGGATTCTCACTCTGAATGGCTCATTCAGCAAGCCTTAGAAAAGGTGTCGGTGAATCGAACTACACTTGTCATTGCTCACCGGCTTTCAACGATTCGAGAGGCAGATCGCATTTTAGTAATGAAGGACGGCGAGATTGCTGAAGAAGGGAATCACCAAGAATTATTGGCGAAAAACGGGCACTATGCAACATTGCACCATCATTCATTTAAAGAACGTGCACGACCCACATCCTAA
- a CDS encoding ArsR/SmtB family transcription factor, whose product MEKTILDVEKTATVLKLLGDKTRLTITSLLSYRECCVCEFVEIFDMSQPSISQHLRKLRDAGLVKEKRKGQWIFYSLNKESDTYPLIETLLANIPDQKVTLEALEANGKQITCD is encoded by the coding sequence TTGGAGAAAACGATATTAGACGTTGAAAAAACGGCTACTGTCCTAAAGCTTTTAGGAGATAAAACGCGGTTAACAATAACGAGTTTACTGTCTTATCGGGAGTGTTGTGTCTGTGAGTTTGTTGAAATTTTTGATATGAGCCAGCCTTCGATCAGCCAACACCTGCGTAAGCTTCGTGATGCCGGTCTCGTGAAAGAAAAGCGAAAAGGTCAATGGATTTTCTATTCGTTGAATAAAGAAAGTGACACGTATCCATTAATCGAGACGTTACTTGCAAATATTCCCGATCAAAAAGTAACTCTTGAAGCTCTGGAAGCAAACGGGAAACAGATTACTTGTGACTAG
- a CDS encoding glycoside hydrolase family 2 protein produces MTFERTEYPRPQFRRNRWQCLNGQWDFAFDDDHQGEKANWPQAPALDQKIQVPFAYESKASGIGDETHHDTVWYARRFTIPSESKDQETLLHFQASDYVTHVWVNGHYTGNHKGGYTAFSFSITPYLKDAGENQLVVKVVDSKNTEQPRGKQRWVDENFGCWYVQTTGIWQTVWLEFVSKQHLKTVKMTPDIDTSTLGLEYELAGEGNTALSLQTTITYKNDLINQFSFTPTRTKTKLTADVTSDLTEWKVRHWTPEHPHLYDITFTLYDGETVIDEVTSYFGMRKISTDKGQILLNNSPLYQRLLLDQGYWPDTHLTPPSDEAMKDDIEKTLAMGFNGVRKHQKVEDARFLYWCDQMGLLVWSEVGAAYEFSDEAVTSFTEEWLEIVRQQYNHPSIITWVPFNESWGVAQIYSDQKQQKFTEGIYALTKAIDPMRPVVVNDGWEHTISDILTLHDYEELGTAFTERYEQMDRITDNKVSHNHGKFPFAQGYEYKGQPILISEYGGIAFETEKGWGYGNQVADKEAFLSRYHAITEAIRKHPEIVGYCYTQITDVQQEVNGLLTEQREPKVPIEDIKKINRL; encoded by the coding sequence ATGACATTTGAAAGAACCGAGTACCCGAGACCGCAATTTAGGAGAAACCGCTGGCAGTGTTTGAATGGGCAATGGGATTTTGCTTTTGATGATGACCATCAAGGCGAAAAAGCGAACTGGCCGCAAGCGCCTGCACTTGACCAAAAGATCCAAGTCCCGTTTGCCTATGAGAGTAAAGCTAGTGGTATTGGTGATGAAACGCACCATGACACCGTTTGGTATGCGAGACGTTTTACAATTCCTAGTGAGTCGAAGGATCAAGAGACGCTACTTCACTTTCAAGCAAGTGATTATGTGACCCATGTGTGGGTGAATGGACACTACACAGGCAATCACAAGGGTGGTTACACTGCGTTTTCATTTTCAATCACACCTTATCTTAAAGACGCTGGGGAAAATCAGCTCGTTGTAAAGGTCGTGGACAGCAAAAACACTGAACAGCCTCGTGGGAAGCAGCGCTGGGTGGATGAGAATTTTGGTTGCTGGTACGTACAAACGACGGGAATTTGGCAAACGGTGTGGCTCGAATTTGTCAGCAAGCAGCATCTTAAGACTGTGAAAATGACACCAGACATTGACACCTCAACCTTGGGCCTGGAATATGAGCTCGCTGGAGAAGGCAACACTGCATTGTCGTTGCAAACGACGATCACATATAAAAATGACCTCATTAACCAATTTTCGTTTACGCCAACACGTACAAAAACGAAGCTTACAGCGGATGTTACAAGTGACTTAACCGAGTGGAAGGTGAGGCACTGGACGCCGGAGCATCCTCATTTGTATGACATCACCTTCACATTGTACGACGGTGAAACGGTCATTGATGAAGTAACCTCATATTTTGGGATGCGAAAAATTTCGACTGACAAAGGACAAATCCTACTGAACAATTCGCCACTTTACCAACGGCTTTTGTTGGATCAGGGATATTGGCCTGACACTCATTTAACTCCACCGTCGGATGAAGCGATGAAGGATGATATTGAGAAAACATTGGCGATGGGCTTTAATGGTGTTCGTAAGCACCAAAAAGTCGAGGATGCACGTTTCCTCTATTGGTGTGACCAGATGGGGTTGCTCGTTTGGTCTGAAGTGGGGGCAGCCTACGAATTTTCCGATGAAGCGGTGACGTCGTTTACAGAAGAATGGTTGGAAATTGTTCGCCAGCAATACAATCATCCGTCTATTATTACGTGGGTACCGTTTAACGAGTCATGGGGTGTGGCACAAATTTACAGTGATCAAAAACAACAGAAGTTTACAGAGGGAATCTATGCATTAACAAAGGCCATTGATCCAATGCGTCCGGTCGTTGTGAATGATGGCTGGGAGCATACGATTTCAGATATTCTCACCTTGCATGATTACGAGGAGCTGGGCACTGCGTTCACCGAGCGTTACGAGCAGATGGACCGGATTACTGATAACAAAGTGTCGCACAATCACGGGAAGTTTCCATTTGCACAGGGCTATGAATACAAGGGGCAGCCGATATTAATTAGTGAATACGGCGGCATTGCCTTTGAAACAGAAAAGGGTTGGGGGTACGGCAATCAAGTCGCCGATAAAGAAGCCTTCCTTTCTCGCTACCATGCGATTACCGAAGCGATTCGAAAACACCCTGAAATTGTCGGGTACTGCTACACGCAAATTACAGATGTGCAACAGGAAGTGAATGGGCTGTTAACCGAACAACGTGAGCCTAAGGTGCCAATTGAAGACATCAAAAAAATCAATCGCCTGTAA